In Archocentrus centrarchus isolate MPI-CPG fArcCen1 chromosome 22, fArcCen1, whole genome shotgun sequence, one DNA window encodes the following:
- the rpia gene encoding ribose-5-phosphate isomerase, with protein sequence MTLQRWGSFSKLAAGFVFLASRRLALLPNYKHVCAFSQCAANMAEEAKKLAAYAAVDNHVQNNQVVGVGSGSTIVYAVDRLAERVRQEKLNIVCVPTSFQARQLILQHGLTLSDLDRHPELDVAIDGADEVDGDLTLIKGGGGCLTQEKIVAGCAKHFVVIADYRKDSKALGQQWKKGVPIEVIPMAYVPVSRMVAKRFGGEANLRMAVNKAGPVVTDNSNFILDWKFEHAQNWKEVNTAIKMIPGVVETGLFVGMAERAYFGMEDGSVQIRDPPVN encoded by the exons ATGACACTTCAGAGGTGGGGCTCCTTCAGTAAGCTCGCAGCTGGATTTGTCTTTCTAGCATCCCGGAGGCTGGCACTTCTCCCTAACTATAAGCACGTGTGTGCGTTCAGTCAGTGTGCAGCTAACATGGCAGAGGAGGCGAAGAAGCTGGCTGCTTACGCCGCCGTGGATAACCATGTCCAG AACAACCAGGTGGTTGGAGTGGGCAGTGGGTCGACCATTGTCTACGCTGTGGACAGATTAG CGGAGAGAGTGCGTCAGGAGAAACTCAATATTGTGTGTGTTCCCACCTCCTTTCAG GCTCGTCAGCTGATTCTGCAGCATGGCCTCACTCTGTCAGATCTGGACAGGCACCCCGAG CTGGACGTGGCGATCGATGGAGCAGATGAAGTGGACGGGGACCTCACGCTGATAAAAGGTGGAGG tGGTTGCCTGACGCAGGAGAAAATTGTAGCCGGCTGTGCTAAACATTTTGTCGTCATTGCCGACTACAG GAAGGACTCCAAAGCTCTGGGCCAGCAGTGGAAGAAAGGAGTTCCCATTGAAGTCATCCCCATGGCGTATGTTCCTGTCTCCAGGATGGTAGCCAAGCGTTTCGGAGGCGAGGCTAACTTACGGATGGCTGTCAACAAAGCA GGTCCTGTGGTCACTGACAATAGCAACTTCATCCTGGACTGGAAGTTTGAGCATGCTCAGAACTGGAAGGAAGTCAACACTGCCATCAAGATGATCCCAG GTGTGGTAGAGACCGGGCTCTTCGTGGGCATGGCTGAAAGGGCCTACTTTGGCATGGAGGATGGAAGCGTGCAGATTCGGGATCCTCCAGTCAACTGA